In the genome of Cyclopterus lumpus isolate fCycLum1 chromosome 19, fCycLum1.pri, whole genome shotgun sequence, one region contains:
- the LOC117749041 gene encoding elongin-B-like — MDVFLMIRRHKTTIFTDAKESTTVYELKRIVEGILKRPPEDQRLYKDDQSLEDTKTLGDCGFTNQTARPQAPATVGLAFRINDEMFEQLHIEAFSSPPELPDVMKPQDSGSTANEQAVQ; from the exons ATG GACGTGTTCTTAATGATCCGGCGTCACAAGACTACAATCTTTACAGATGCCAAGGAGTCTACCACTGTCTATGAGCTGAAGCGTATTGTTGAAGGAATTCTTAAGAGACCACCTGAAGACCAGAGGCTGTACAAA GATGACCAGTCGCTAGAGGACACCAAAACTCTTGGAGACTGTGGATTCACCAACCAGACTGCCAGACCTCAAGCTCCAGCTACAGTTGGTCTGGCCTTCCGCATAAATG ATGAGATGTTTGAACAGCTCCACATCGAGGCCTTCTCCAGCCCCCCAGAACTCCCTGATGTGATGAAGCCTCAGGACTCCGGTAGCACTGCCAACGAACAGGCTGTGCAGTGA
- the pkmyt1 gene encoding membrane-associated tyrosine- and threonine-specific cdc2-inhibitory kinase, whose amino-acid sequence MSVAVETTVSRVPLPLPTHFSNAEQSFSLKKRRLPFSSSSTSNSFYSSPTRLSHSLPPLPPSKGCPPLSRMFPQHPSHWTPLSYSLSKSPPPNSVYDPSKQQSYFSQCYTNLGLLGRGSFGEVYKVESNKDGRQYAVKRSAHRFRGNSDRNRSVREARNHERLCPHPHILNFVAAWEECGRLYIQTELCSTSLLLHAENQPPGPDEPAAWAYLCDLLSALQHLHSRGFVHLDLKPANVLITDSGRLKLGDFGQLFELKQKSAESVEGKVKDDVQEGDPRYMAPELLRGKYGPAADVFSLGVSILELACNMEVPNGGEGWQQLRQGCLPSEFTSGLSTELQTVLRMMLAPEPSERPTVSELLALPSVRKHRWKRRIYLLVAETTLTLVSFCQLVVCFGRRLLSSLHIVPHWNKPLPCTPPHGSWDNDLTLPLSAMHGDSGSPEDDAVFMLDPTDPELSPTFSHRVKSRLSVESTSTPLPGSPRHNQRSPAHTTSHSNLGDWSLCNLAQTPSSIHSNRSCHTLTPSASPIHAELYADRMNEDSTQSRHSSCTKSSQRDGRNWVRTEEALPRPNFEPKNLLSLFEDTTVEGQP is encoded by the exons ATGTCAGTGGCTGTGGAAACTACAGTGTCCAGAGTACCTCTCCCTCTTCCGACCCACTTTTCCAATGCAGAACAGTCCTTCTCCCTTAAAAAGCGCCGTCTCCCTTTTTCCTCGTCTTCTACGTCCAACTCGTTCTACTCTTCCCCGACCCGGCTCTCACATTCTCTGCCCCCACTGCCACCATCCAAGGGATGTCCCCCTCTGAGCCGGATGTTTCCCCAGCATCCATCCCACTGGACACCCCTGTCGTATTCCCTTAGTAAATCTCCCCCTCCGAATTCTGTATATGATCCCAGCAAACAGCAGTCCTATTTCAGTCAGTGCTACACTAACTTGGGCCTGCTGGGAAGAGGATCCTTCGGAGAGGTCTACAAG GTGGAGAGCAACAAGGATGGGCGTCAGTATGCAGTCAAGCGCTCTGCTCATCGCTTCAGGGGCAACAGTGACAGGAACCGGAGCGTGAGGGAAGCCAGGAACCACGAGCGCCTCTGTCCTCACCCTCACATCCTGAATTTTGTGGCAGCCTGGGAGGAGTGTGGTCGACTGTACATCCAGACGGAGCTGTGTAGCACCAGCTTGCTGCTCCATGCCGAGAACCAGCCTCCTGGCCCAG ATGAGCCTGCAGCCTGGGCCTACCTGTGCGACCTCCTCTCAGCATTGCAACACTTGCACTCTCGTGGTTTTGTGCATCTGGACCTCAAGCCTGCCAATGTTCTTATTACTGACTCTGGCCGCCTTAAGCTGGGGGACTTTGGGCAGCTGTTTGAGCTCAAACAGAAGAGTGCAGAGTCTGTAGAGGGGAAAGTGAAAGACGACGTCCAGGAGGGAGATCCCAGGTACATGGCCCCTGAACTGCTCCGTGGGAAATATGGTCCTGCTGCGGATGTTTTCAG tttggGTGTTTCTATTCTGGAGCTTGCCTGTAATATGGAGGTTCCAAACGGCGGAGAGGGCTGGCAACAGCTCAGACAAGGATGCCTCCCCTCAGAGTTTACCAGCG GCCTTTCAACTGAGCTTCAGACAGTATTGCGGATGATGCTGGCGCCAGAACCATCTGAGAGGCCAACGGTCTCTGAGCTTCTTGCTCTCCCCTCTGTTAGGAAACACAGGTGGAAGAGGCGCATCTATCTTTTGGTCGCCGAGACCACGCTGACACTGGTCTCTTTCTGTCAG TTGGTAGTATGCTTTGGGCGTAGACTCCTGTCCTCCCTTCACATTGTTCCTCACTGGAACAAGCCATTGCCATGCACTCCTCCTCATGGTAGCTGGGACAATGATTTAACCCTGCCCCTCAGTGCCATGCATGGTGACTCAGGGAGCCCAGAGGATGATGCTGTGTTTATGTTGGATCCCACAGACCCAGAGCTTTCCCCCACCTTCTCACACAG GGTTAAATCTAGACTGTCGGTGGAAAGCACATCCACTCCTCTACCAGGATCCCCGAGACACAATCAGCGAAGTCCAGCCCACACAACTTCTCACTCAAATCTGGGTGATTGGTCCTTGTGTAACTTAGCGCAAACCCCTTCCAGCATCCACTCAAATCGTTCCTGCCACACACTGACACCCAGTGCAAGCCCCATACATGCAGAGCTTTATGCGGATCGCATGAATGAAGACTCCACGCAGAGCCGTCATTCATCGTGCACCAAGTCCTCGCAGCGGGATGGTCGCAACTGGGTCCGAACCGAGGAGGCCTTACCCCGACCCAACTTTGAACCAAAGAACCTGCTCAGTCTGTTTGAGGATACAACTGTAGAGGGACAGCCATGA
- the LOC117749032 gene encoding zinc finger protein with KRAB and SCAN domains 3-like has protein sequence MSKIERLNARVEKLLSKVLHEVLEVVKETVSEYQEKTTRTQRENQSLKRRLQELQQKLQLENNAVVAHTSPASPQQDDAEQHQVEQTQKEEDIAVICPSYSFEDLDSEATITSVATSGLSPTTAPHLVGDALNDPTALKAETEKGLPISNHVGSISAGSLSGDDHEMKAEPMLDDGATRTTLCFYDDTGAASSHGLNRAPPPARSGLHDESGLVFRLSEEPLSQRHNNTHCAQTNASDSRAFPRNVRKHYCCSLCGRTFRHAGDYKKHNRVHTGEKPYCCSVCGKRFSQSGYLTVHLRYHTGEKPFGCSHCGKSFSHSSNMKKHQQTHL, from the exons ATGTCAAAAATTGAACGTCTGAATGCCCGAGTGGAAAAGCTGCTGTCTAAGGTTCTCCATGAGGTTCTGGAGGTGGTGAAAGAGACTGTGTCAGAGTACCAGGAGAAAACCAcgagaacacagagagagaaccagagtctgaagaggaggctgcaggagctgcagcagaagtTACAGCTGGAAAACAATG CAGTTGTGGCACACACTTCCCCCGCATCACCCCAGCAGGATGACGCAGAGCAGCACCAGGTGGAGCAGACACAGAAAGAAGAGGACATTGCAGTAATCTGTCCCTCGTATTCATTTGAAGACCTGGACAGTGAAGCAACCATCACATCAGTGGCCACTTCCGGTCTCTCCCCTACGACAGCACCACATTTAGTTGGCGATGCCTTGAACGATCCAACAGCCCTTAAAGCAGAGACTGAGAAGGGGCTGCCGATATCCAACCATGTCGGCTCCATTAGCGCGGGTTCATTATCTGGAGACGACCATGAAATGAAAGCAGAGCCCATGTTGGACGATGGAGCCACGCGCACCACTCTTTGTTTCTATGACGACACTGGCGCCGCATCCTCACACGGGCTGAACCGAGCACCTCCTCCGGCTCGTTCTGGACTCCACGACGAGTCCGGGCTCGTCTTCCGGCTGTCAGAGGAGCCGCTGTCCCaaagacacaacaacacacactgcGCTCAAACTAACGCGTCCGACTCACGCGCGTTCCCGAGAAACGTGAGAAAACACTACTGCTGCTCGCTCTGCGGTCGCACCTTCAGACACGCGGGCGACTACAAGAAGCACAACCGGGTGCACACCGGGGAGAAGCCGTACTGCTGCTCGGTGTGCGGGAAGCGCTTCAGCCAGTCGGGCTACCTGACGGTGCACCTGCGCTACCACACCGGGGAGAAGCCGTTTGGCTGCAGCCACTGCGGGAAAAGCTTTAGTCACTCGAGTAACATGAAGAAACACCAGCAAACTCACCTGTGA
- the LOC117749028 gene encoding zinc finger protein 568-like isoform X1: MLGSKDGLTRMSKLERLNARVAKLLTEAVHEVLGVVKETVSEYQEKTARTQRENESLKRRLQDLQDKMTRSSIAVLPTSSPLPEETEDMQSQEHDLVLAWRQDLDLALAEQKQISSHKPDHDVKHELKPQDSCNNIEPQAECNSEQTTEDCIAQPEVGTQIIEAAMTVHTSHSANTEIGDVSPNNACTSQSSTSLSVNLAIIKKEFELKDCTTSEPPSLQQQYSGCVDLSCNSSRQNCAETHMSQVSAEPHERVFVHSRHAVPRRLGFAKTNRGAFDGRKIRMEHFRTDESHLCVVCGKKFSRIGNLRIHQRCHTGEKPYGCIQCGRRFSQAGDLKKHKRVHTGEKPYYCNQCGKSFSRGENLKRHQKIHIGEILQLQQVWREQPQ, encoded by the exons ATGCTGGGTTCAAAGGACGGCCTAACCAG GATGTCTAAACTTGAACGTTTGAATGCCCGAGTGGCCAAGCTGCTGACTGAAGCGGTGCACGAGGTACTGGGGGTGGTGAAGGAGACGGTGTCCGAGTACCAGGAGAAAACTGCCAGAACACAAAGAGAGAACGAGAGTCTAAAAAGAAGGCTGCAGGACCTTCAGGACAAGATGACGAGATCAAGCATAG CTGTTCTACCTACAAGTAGTCCGTTACCTGAAGAAACCGAAGACATGCAGAGTCAAGAGCACGATTTGGTGCTCGCTTGGAGGCAGGACCTGGACCTTGCTCTCGCAGAGCAAAAACAGATAAGCAGCCACAAACCCGACCATGACGTGAAGCATGAATTGAAACCACAGGACAGCTGCAATAACATTGAACCACAAGCTGAGTGCAACTCTGAACAGACAACAGAAGACTGCATAGCCCAACCAGAGGTGGGGACACAGATTATTGAGGCTGCAATGACAGTCCACACATCACACAGTGCCAACACAGAAATCGGTGATGTCTCACCCAATAATGCATGCACTTCTCAATCTAGCACCTCACTCAGTGTAAACCTTGCGATTATCAAAAAAGAGTTTGAACTAAAAGACTGCACAACATCAGAACCACCATCTCTTCAACAGCAATATAGTGGATGTGTAGATTTAAGCTGCAACTCTTCTCGTCAGAACTGTGCTGAGACGCACATGTCACAAGTTAGTGCCGAACCTCACGAACGTGTCTTTGTCCACTCGAGACATGCCGTACCTAGGAGGCTTGgctttgcaaaaacaaacaggggTGCATTTGATGGGAGAAAAATCCGGATGGAGCACTTCAGGACTGATGAGTCAcacttgtgtgttgtgtgtggaaAGAAGTTCAGCAGGATCGGGAACTTGAGAATCCATCAACGTTGTCACACAGGAGAGAAGCCGTATGGCTGCATACAGTGTGGGAGACGTTTTAGTCAGGCGGGAGACcttaaaaaacacaagaggGTCCACACGGGGGAGAAACCGTACTACTGCAACCAGTGTGGAAAGAGCTTCAGTCGGGGGGAGAATCTGAAAAGGCATCAGAAGATCCACATCGGAGAGATTTTACAGTTGCAGCAAGTGTGGAGAGAGCAACCGCAATGA
- the LOC117749028 gene encoding zinc finger protein 551-like isoform X2 yields MSKLERLNARVAKLLTEAVHEVLGVVKETVSEYQEKTARTQRENESLKRRLQDLQDKMTRSSIAVLPTSSPLPEETEDMQSQEHDLVLAWRQDLDLALAEQKQISSHKPDHDVKHELKPQDSCNNIEPQAECNSEQTTEDCIAQPEVGTQIIEAAMTVHTSHSANTEIGDVSPNNACTSQSSTSLSVNLAIIKKEFELKDCTTSEPPSLQQQYSGCVDLSCNSSRQNCAETHMSQVSAEPHERVFVHSRHAVPRRLGFAKTNRGAFDGRKIRMEHFRTDESHLCVVCGKKFSRIGNLRIHQRCHTGEKPYGCIQCGRRFSQAGDLKKHKRVHTGEKPYYCNQCGKSFSRGENLKRHQKIHIGEILQLQQVWREQPQ; encoded by the exons ATGTCTAAACTTGAACGTTTGAATGCCCGAGTGGCCAAGCTGCTGACTGAAGCGGTGCACGAGGTACTGGGGGTGGTGAAGGAGACGGTGTCCGAGTACCAGGAGAAAACTGCCAGAACACAAAGAGAGAACGAGAGTCTAAAAAGAAGGCTGCAGGACCTTCAGGACAAGATGACGAGATCAAGCATAG CTGTTCTACCTACAAGTAGTCCGTTACCTGAAGAAACCGAAGACATGCAGAGTCAAGAGCACGATTTGGTGCTCGCTTGGAGGCAGGACCTGGACCTTGCTCTCGCAGAGCAAAAACAGATAAGCAGCCACAAACCCGACCATGACGTGAAGCATGAATTGAAACCACAGGACAGCTGCAATAACATTGAACCACAAGCTGAGTGCAACTCTGAACAGACAACAGAAGACTGCATAGCCCAACCAGAGGTGGGGACACAGATTATTGAGGCTGCAATGACAGTCCACACATCACACAGTGCCAACACAGAAATCGGTGATGTCTCACCCAATAATGCATGCACTTCTCAATCTAGCACCTCACTCAGTGTAAACCTTGCGATTATCAAAAAAGAGTTTGAACTAAAAGACTGCACAACATCAGAACCACCATCTCTTCAACAGCAATATAGTGGATGTGTAGATTTAAGCTGCAACTCTTCTCGTCAGAACTGTGCTGAGACGCACATGTCACAAGTTAGTGCCGAACCTCACGAACGTGTCTTTGTCCACTCGAGACATGCCGTACCTAGGAGGCTTGgctttgcaaaaacaaacaggggTGCATTTGATGGGAGAAAAATCCGGATGGAGCACTTCAGGACTGATGAGTCAcacttgtgtgttgtgtgtggaaAGAAGTTCAGCAGGATCGGGAACTTGAGAATCCATCAACGTTGTCACACAGGAGAGAAGCCGTATGGCTGCATACAGTGTGGGAGACGTTTTAGTCAGGCGGGAGACcttaaaaaacacaagaggGTCCACACGGGGGAGAAACCGTACTACTGCAACCAGTGTGGAAAGAGCTTCAGTCGGGGGGAGAATCTGAAAAGGCATCAGAAGATCCACATCGGAGAGATTTTACAGTTGCAGCAAGTGTGGAGAGAGCAACCGCAATGA
- the LOC117749037 gene encoding sesquipedalian-1-like isoform X1, translating to MYESRLNRRSSDVTTRMVQVKAACDVEMKIHEKIVTSFESCTSQVDKEGYLFKKGEIKTSYQKRWCVLKGNLLFYKDRPSDREVTGVIVLEGCIVQLCESEEQFAFSLVWSDPGLRTYKFAAEDQASQESWIKALLSANHSYLALLVMDLEKKYIDALGEFSSEPANPFSRPTFSTPEARYPAAQQSTKSATLPSNAATDVGAGPSLSSTLMLPTTISSKTASKRSPKLWPKRSANVVPVNTPAPPLGEWAGVCLGTKEDFTKLHEDFGKEVKELIVDWSKRGQADAVVQEGNLIDFG from the exons ATGTACGAGTCACGTCTGAACAGGCGCAGTTCAGACGTGACAACGCGGATG GTTCAGGTCAAAGCAGCTTGTGATGTAGAAATGAAGATTCATGAAAAGATTGTCACCTCTTTTGAATCTTGCACCTCACAAGTGGACAAAGAAGGGTACCTCTTCAAGAAG GGTGAAATAAAGACTTCCTATCAGAAGCGCTGGTGTGTGCTGAAGGGGAACCTCCTCTTCTACAAGGACCGGCCGTCTGACCGGGAAGTGACGGGAGTGATTGTTCTGGAGGGCTGCATCGTCCAGCTGTGTGAGTCCGAGGAGCAGTTTGCCTTCTCGCTCGTGTGGAGCGACCCGGGACTGCGGACGTACAAGTTTGCTGCCGAGGACCAGGCCAGTCAGGAGAGCTGGATCAAAGCCCTGCTGTCAGCCAACCACAGCTACCTGGCCCTGCTGGTGATGGACCTGGAGAAGAAGTACatag ATGCCTTAGGGGAGTTCTCCAGTGAACCAGCCAACCCGTTCAGCAGGCCAACTTTCAGCACTCCGGAGGCGAGATATCCTGCAGCCCAGCAGAGCACAAAATCTGCAACACTGCCTTCGAATGCAGCAACCGATGTCGGAGCAGGACCCAGTCTGAGCTCCACTCTGATGCTACCCACGACCATTTCGTCCAAGACAGCCAGTAAGAGATCTCCCAAACTCTGGCCCAAGAGGAGCGCCAATGTTGTGCCTGTTAACACTCCTGCTCCGCCTTTGGGGGAGTGGGCAGGGGTCTGTTTAGGCACCAAGGAGGATTTTACTAAGTTGCATGAAGATTTTGGAAAAGAGGTGAAGGAACTGATTGTTGATTGGTCGAAGAGGGGACAAGCTGATGCCGTTGTTCAGGAGGGAAACTTAATAGATTTTGGATGA
- the LOC117749037 gene encoding sesquipedalian-1-like isoform X2, producing the protein MKIHEKIVTSFESCTSQVDKEGYLFKKGEIKTSYQKRWCVLKGNLLFYKDRPSDREVTGVIVLEGCIVQLCESEEQFAFSLVWSDPGLRTYKFAAEDQASQESWIKALLSANHSYLALLVMDLEKKYIDALGEFSSEPANPFSRPTFSTPEARYPAAQQSTKSATLPSNAATDVGAGPSLSSTLMLPTTISSKTASKRSPKLWPKRSANVVPVNTPAPPLGEWAGVCLGTKEDFTKLHEDFGKEVKELIVDWSKRGQADAVVQEGNLIDFG; encoded by the exons ATGAAGATTCATGAAAAGATTGTCACCTCTTTTGAATCTTGCACCTCACAAGTGGACAAAGAAGGGTACCTCTTCAAGAAG GGTGAAATAAAGACTTCCTATCAGAAGCGCTGGTGTGTGCTGAAGGGGAACCTCCTCTTCTACAAGGACCGGCCGTCTGACCGGGAAGTGACGGGAGTGATTGTTCTGGAGGGCTGCATCGTCCAGCTGTGTGAGTCCGAGGAGCAGTTTGCCTTCTCGCTCGTGTGGAGCGACCCGGGACTGCGGACGTACAAGTTTGCTGCCGAGGACCAGGCCAGTCAGGAGAGCTGGATCAAAGCCCTGCTGTCAGCCAACCACAGCTACCTGGCCCTGCTGGTGATGGACCTGGAGAAGAAGTACatag ATGCCTTAGGGGAGTTCTCCAGTGAACCAGCCAACCCGTTCAGCAGGCCAACTTTCAGCACTCCGGAGGCGAGATATCCTGCAGCCCAGCAGAGCACAAAATCTGCAACACTGCCTTCGAATGCAGCAACCGATGTCGGAGCAGGACCCAGTCTGAGCTCCACTCTGATGCTACCCACGACCATTTCGTCCAAGACAGCCAGTAAGAGATCTCCCAAACTCTGGCCCAAGAGGAGCGCCAATGTTGTGCCTGTTAACACTCCTGCTCCGCCTTTGGGGGAGTGGGCAGGGGTCTGTTTAGGCACCAAGGAGGATTTTACTAAGTTGCATGAAGATTTTGGAAAAGAGGTGAAGGAACTGATTGTTGATTGGTCGAAGAGGGGACAAGCTGATGCCGTTGTTCAGGAGGGAAACTTAATAGATTTTGGATGA
- the mylpfb gene encoding myosin light chain, phosphorylatable, fast skeletal muscle b produces MAPKKAKRRQQQSEGGSSNVFSMFEQSQIQEYKEAFTIIDQNRDGIISKDDLRDVLATMGQLNTKNEELEAMVKEASGPINFTVFLTMFGEKLKGADPEDVIVSAFKVLDPEATGSIKKEFLEELLTTQCDRFTAEEMTNLWAAFPPDVAGNVDYKNICYVITHGEEKEE; encoded by the exons ATG GCACCCAAGAAGGCcaagaggaggcagcagcaaAGTGAGGGTGGATCCTCCAATGTGTTCTCCATGTTTGAGCAGAGCCAGATCCAGGAGTACAAGGAG GCTTTCACAATCATTGACCAGAACAGAGATGGCATCATCAGCAAGGACGATCTCAGGGATGTGCTGGCCACCATGGGTCAACTGAATACGAAGAATGAAGAGCTGGAGGCCATGGTGAAGGAGGCCAGCGGCCCCATCAACTTCACCGTCTTCCTGACCATGTTCGGCGAGAAGCTGAAGG GTGCTGACCCCGAGGACGTTATCGTGAGCGCTTTCAAGGTCCTGGACCCCGAGGCCACTGGCTCTATCAAGAAGGAATT CCTTGAGGAGCTCCTGACCACCCAGTGCGACAGGTTCACCGCTGAGGAG ATGACCAACCTGTGGGCTGCTTTCCCCCCTGATGTGGCCGGAAATGTGGACTACAAGAACATCTGCTACGTCATCACACacggagaagagaaggaggagtaA